A window of Castanea sativa cultivar Marrone di Chiusa Pesio chromosome 1, ASM4071231v1 contains these coding sequences:
- the LOC142620140 gene encoding cysteine proteinase 15A-like, which produces MDRSFLFSLLLLSSVVASTVSADEINGDDLLIEQVVSSSDGGDDPLLHAEHHFSSFKARFGKSYGSVEEHDYRFGVFKANLRRAKIHQKLDPSAEHGVTKFSDLTPAEFRRNFLGLKRLRLPSDAQKAPILPTNDLPTDFDWRDHGAVTGIKDQGACGSCWAFSTTGALEGAHFLETGELVSLSEQQLVDCDHECDPEEYGACDSGCNGGLMTSAFEYTLKAGGLEKEEDYPYTGTDRGTCKFDKDKIVASVANFSVVSIDEEQIAANLVKNGPLAIGINAVFMQTYIGKVSCPYICGKQLDHGVLLVGYGSAGYAPIRFKEKPFWIIKNSWGENWGENGYYKICRGRNVCGVDSMVSTVAAIHTTSD; this is translated from the exons ATGGACCGTTCTTTTCTCTTCAGCCTCTTGCTCTTATCCTCTGTGGTCGCGTCCACCGTTTCTGCCGATGAAATCAACGGCGATGATCTTCTGATCGAGCAAGTGGTGTCGTCATCGGACGGCGGTGACGATCCTCTCCTCCACGCGGAGCACCACTTCTCGAGCTTCAAGGCGAGGTTTGGGAAAAGCTATGGGAGCGTAGAGGAGCACGATTACAGGTTCGGCGTGTTCAAGGCGAACCTGCGCAGAGCCAAGATTCACCAGAAGCTGGACCCCAGCGCTGAACACGGTGTCACCAAGTTCTCGGATCTCACTCCGGCTGAGTTCCGGCGAAACTTTCTTGGGTTGAAGCGGCTTCGGTTGCCTTCCGATGCTCAGAAGGCTCCTATTCTTCCCACCAACGATCTCCCCACCGACTTTGACTGGCGTGATCACGGCGCCGTCACTGGCATCAAAGACCAG GGTGCTTGTGGATCGTGCTGGGCGTTTAGTACTACAGGGGCATTGGAAGGAGCTCATTTTTTGGAGACTGGGGAGCTAGTGAGCCTCAGTGAGCAACAGCTTGTGGATTGTGACCATGAG TGTGATCCCGAGGAATATGGTGCATGCGACTCAGGCTGCAATGGTGGGCTGATGACTTCTGCCTTTGAGTACACGCTCAAGGCTGGTGGACTTGAGAAAGAGGAGGATTATCCTTACACTGGAACCGATCGTGGCACCTGCAAATTTGACAAGGACAAAATTGTTGCTTCTGTAGCTAACTTCAGTGTCGTTTCAATTGATGAAGAACAAATTGCCGCGAATTTGGTTAAGAATGGCCCTCTTGCAA TTGGCATCAATGCAGTATTCATGCAGACTTACATTGGAAAAGTTTCATGCCCATACATCTGTGGGAAGCAATTGGATCACGGGGTGCTTCTAGTGGGCTATGGTTCTGCTGGTTATGCTCCTATCCGGTTCAAGGAAAAGCCATTCTGGATCATAAAGAACTCTTGGGGAGAAAACTGGGGAGAGAATGGATATTACAAGATCTGCAGGGGTCGTAACGTATGCGGAGTGGATTCAATGGTCTCAACTGTGGCTGCTATACATACCACCAGTGACTAG
- the LOC142620131 gene encoding V-type proton ATPase subunit a2-like, producing MGERRGGGWASATATMDLLRSEPMQLAQLIIPVESAHRTISYLGDLALFQFKDLNPEKSPFQRTYAAQVKRCGEMARKLRLFKEQMTKAGLSPSTRITRSSDIDLDNLEVKLGELEAELLEMNGNNEKLQRSYNELIEYKLVLQKAGEFFHSAQGNAAAQQREIEVQHIGEGSMDSPLLLEQEMTTDPLKQVKLGFVSGLVPRVKSMAFERILFRATRGNVFLKQAVVEDPVIDPVSVEKVDKNVFVIFYSGDRAKNKILKICDAFGANRYPFADDLGKQLQMITEVSGRLSELKTTIDAGLLHRNNLLQTIGYEYEQWNLQVKKQKSIYHTLNMLSFDVSKKCLVAEGWCPIFATNQIQNALQQATFDGNSQIGAIFQVLHTKESPPTYFRTNKFTSPFQEIVDAYGVAKYQEANPGVYTIITFPFLFAVMFGDWGHGICLLLATLYFIIREKKLSSQKLGDIIEMTFGGRYVILMMALFSIYTGLIYNEFFSVPFELFGPSAYGCRDPSCSDAYTVGLIKVRNTYPFGVDPKWHGTRSELPFLNSLKMKMSILLGVAQMNLGIILSYFNAKFYGDDINIWYQFVPQLIFLNSLFGYLSLLIIVKWCTGSQADLYHVMIYMFLSPTDDLGENQLFVGQKFLQLLLLLSALVAVPWMLFPKPFLLKKQNEERHQGKSYALLHSIDDPLEMESDHDSHGDEEFEFSEVFVHQLIHTIEFVLGAVSNTASYLRLWALSLAHSELSSVFYDKVLLLAWGFNNVIVLIIGIIVFVFATVGVLLVMETLSAFLHALRLHWVEFQNKFYQGDGYKFHPFSFALLGEEDE from the exons ATGGgagagagaagaggaggaggttGGGCAAGTGCGACTGCGACTATGGATCTGCTACGGTCGGAGCCGATGCAATTGGCGCAACTCATCATTCCCGTCGAATCAGCTCACCGCACCATCTCCTACCTCGGCGACCTTGCCCTCTTTCAGTTCAAAGAT ctCAATCCAGAGAAGAGCCCGTTCCAGAGGACATATGCCGCTCAG GTTAAAAGATGTGGGGAAATGGCTCGCAAGCTACGTTTATTCAAGGAACAAATGACAAAAGCTGGTTTGTCACCCTCAACAAGAATTACTAGAAGCAGTGATATTGATCTGGACAACTTGGAG GTCAAACTTGGAGAACTTGAAGCTGAGCTGTTAGAGATGAATGGAAACAATGAAAAGTTACAACGGTCTTATAATGAGCTAATAGAATATAAGCTTGTTCTGCAGAAG GCTGGTGAGTTTTTCCATTCAGCTCAAGGCAATGCCGCAGCTCAGCAGAGAGAAATTGAAGTGCAGCACATTGGTGAAGGATCCATGGACAGTCCTTTATTACTGGAACAG GAAATGACAACAGACCCATTGAAGCAAGTTAAGCTGGGGTTTGTTAGTGGTCTTGTTCCAAGAGTAAAATCCATGGCTTTTGAAAGGATTTTATTTCGCGCAACTAGGGGTAATGTGTTTTTGAAGCAAGCTGTGGTGGAAGATCCTGTCATTGATCCTGTTTCAGTAGAGAAG GTTgataaaaatgtttttgttaTCTTCTATTCTGGAGACAGAGCAAAGAACAAAATTCTGAAAATATGTGATGCTTTTGGAGCAAACCGTTACCCCTTTGCGGATGACTTAGGCAAACAACTTCAGATGATCACAGAG GTGTCTGGAAGACTTTCAGAGCTGAAGACTACTATAGATGCAGGGCTGCTGCATAGGAACAATCTACTACAGACAATTGGATATGAATATGAGCAGTGGAACCTTCAG GTGAAGAAGCAAAAGTCCATTTACCACACTTTAAATATGCTGAGCTTTGATGTGTCAAAGAAGTGTCTTGTTGCAGAAGGTTGGTGTCCTATTTTTGCAACTAATCAG ATTCAAAATGCACTCCAGCAGGCAACCTTTGACGGCAACTCACAAATTGGGGCCATTTTCCAGGTTTTGCATACAAAGGAATCACCACCGACCTATTTTCGCACAAACAAGTTTACTTCTCCGTTTCAAGAAATTGTAGATGCATATGG GGTTGCAAAGTATCAGGAAGCAAATCCTGGTGTATACACAATTATCACATTCCCTTTCCTTTTTGCTGTTATGTTTGGTGATTGGGGCCATGGTATATGCTTGTTGCTGGCAACATTATATTTCATAATCAGAGAAAAGAAACTTTCCAGTCAG AAACTTGGAGACATCATAGAAATGACTTTTGGTGGCCGTTATGTTATCTTGATGATGGCGTTGTTCTCAATCTACACAGGATTGATATATAATGAGTTTTTTTCAGTCCCATTTGAATTATTTGGGCCCTCTGCCTATGGATGTCGTGACCCATCCTGCAG TGATGCTTATACTGTGGGTCTAATAAAGGTGCGTAACACATATCCTTTTGGCGTGGACCCTAAGTGGCATGGTACCCGTAGTGAGTTACCATTTCTTAACTcattgaagatgaagatgtcaATTCTACTTGGAGTAGCCCAGATGAATCTTGGAATTATACTGAGTTACTTCAATGCAAAATTCTATGGAGATGACATAAATATCTG GTACCAATTTGTTCCCCAGTTGATATTCTTAAACAGCCTGTTTGGCTACCTTTCGCTCCTcattattgtgaaatggtgcACTGGTTCACAAGCTGATCTTTATCATGTGATGATATACATGTTCCTGAGTCCTACTGATGATCTGGGTGAAAATCAACTTTTTGTTGGTCAGAAATTCCTtcag CTTCTGTTACTACTATCAGCCCTTGTTGCTGTACCATGGATGCTGTTTCCAAAACCTTTTCTCttgaagaaacaaaatgaaGAA AGGCACCAAGGTAAATCCTATGCATTACTTCACAGCATTGATGACCCTCTTGAAATGGAATCTGATCATGATTCCCATGGTGATGAGGAATTTGAGTTCAGTGAGGTCTTTGTACACCAACTTATACATACCATAGAGTTTGTGCTCGGAGCGGTGTCTAATACAGCTTCATATCTACGTTTATGGGCCCTCAG tCTAGCTCATTCAGAGTTGTCTAGTGTATTCTATGACAAGGTTCTACTTCTAGCCTGGGG GTTCAACAATGTCATTGTTCTTATTATTGGCATTATCGTTTTTGTATTTGCAACTGTTGGTGTGCTACTAGTGATGGAAACACTAAGTGCATTCCTGCATGCATTACGACTTCATTGGGTGGAGTTCCAGAACAAGTTCTACCAGGGAGACGGTTATAAATTCCATCCGTTTTCATTTGCATTACTTGGTGAGGAGGATGAATGA